Genomic segment of Apium graveolens cultivar Ventura unplaced genomic scaffold, ASM990537v1 ctg7990, whole genome shotgun sequence:
TCATAACCCGTGAATATCTGAGCATTGCAACCATTGTCCCCAATCTGCAATGTGAACAACATCAATGAAATATGGATTAGTAACAAGGTGGTATTTGAAAAAACCTAAGAAAGGCAAGCATGACCCAGCATTGAGCATTCTAATAACAGATAAGTGAATGAGTACACCATATTTACAGACACGATGGGAAAAGCATAAAAGTTTATATGAATTTTGATGTTTTGGACCCATGCATCGTATAGTTCATTCTGAAAAACAAAAATAATGATGCCCGCTAATAGTTTAGAGGATACCACTCTCCTCTCGATAATAAGAGGTTGAGGATTCAAGTCTCTTTGAGGCATAGTTGTTTGTATATTTATTTCTGCAATTTACAATATAGACATTCATACAAGTTCACATACCCAAAGAAGTAGAGGAAGTCAGTATGCAATTGATGCCCGCAGATGGGAATTTTACTAGATGACAAGTGGTTCGCTAAGCTAAGTTCCAAAAACTTTCCAAAGGACAAACCACGGGCAGTAGCTGACATTAAGACTCTTTTTGTAGATAGTGTCTTTCCATTTTGAAGTTTACAATCACCACAGCGACTCCACATCCAAATTTTTCCATCGGTTTCACCAGGAAGATGCTTTTGTGTAATATGATGTCTAACATGTATTGTGAGCTGCTTACTGTGATGTGCATAATAATATATATGAGCTTCTGGTGATCCACCGCACAAGCTACATAAAAGCCTCTGAAAATAGATAcgtattttaatataaatatgtatatgaAGAAAgcacaaaaataattttaaatcacataaatAGTTTGTACTAACCTGATTGAGTAAGTTATCCTTTAAAAATATTCCAAGTGGAATATCAAAATTCCGGTAGAACTTAATATGAGAAAAATGACTCTGCTCACATATACTTCCGGTGGAGGAATTCCTGCGAGACATCAGTACTAAGATACTATCGGCATTAAACATTCTGTTAATATCATCCATAAACTGTGTTTGATCTTTATAGTCACCCCCAGAATTTTGTGTATACAATTGGGCTTTTCTCTGAACTGAGGTTCTATCACTATCAAGAGCCTTCTCTTCACCATTAATATTCTGTATTAGACTATAAGATTTAACATTTGCCACTAAATTGGTTGAAAGCATATTAGCTGATTGAACTTGACTGTAAGGAACCTCTTCAGTGATGCCTAAATATGTAGAGATAGGTTGCTGAGAAGAAGATAAAAGAGGAAAACTGTCACCAAAGCCTCTGTTTATGGAAGCTGAGATTGATAAAAAAGGGGTAAAAACTAGAGGTTTATATGGCTCATAAGGCAACAAGGAATCACTCTTTAACCCTACATCTCGTGTCCCTTCTTTATAAAATCCATCAGCGATGTGGATGTTAATTGCACCTGATGAATCACTTTTAACAATAGAATCCACGGGCCAAGGAACATATGCCTCACCGGAGAAAAAATATGGTCGTTGATCAGGTGATGACATATTTACCAGTCTATCAAGAGGGAGGGTAGAGAACATGGCCTTTTGATCTAGAAGGAAAGCCGTTTCAAGAATCAAATGATAAGCCACAAGGACTGCGTACTGGACCACAAGTTTAATCTTCTTCAGTTCTTCCCTGTTTGTTCCTTTCAGTAAAATCTGAAATTTTCCAAAATTCTGTAAATTCAGTGACATATTAAATTAACAGCTATTCTACACGAGGATCTACCATGTTTACATGACAATGAAAAAATTGAACGCAACAGCTACAACTGGCCAGTATCATGCCAAGACAACACAGAGTATTTGCTTTACCTGAGGATATGAGCCCGAGCTCTCATGCAAATATTTCTATAACAAGTAAAAACCTCTAATAAATAGGAAACAACTTTCTGCTTAATTGTTACTAATTTTAAATTCCTAATTGACCATAGTTGCAAGCCTTTATCATACTACACCAATATTCACTAAAAAAATCACAAACAATTTTGAGAAACAAAAAATAATGTGATATTAATAATCTTCACGAGTTACATCTACAAAGAGTGTAGAATAGAAGCTTATTTAAACGACAAATGAATTTTGGATTTCcaatttcttttttatttttaagCATTAGAATGAAAGTCAAACAACAAGAAATACAAGGGCACCCTTTGCAAACTCAAAAAAGGTATGGTTAAGACTAGATGTAAACTTCATAAGCAAAGAGGAACTTACTGTACAACCCTGACGTGTAGGACAACCACTAAGGAACATCAAAGTCTTGCTGGGTTTTTTTCCACACTCTCCACTAGCAATATGTTCCTCTACTAACTTCTCGAAATGAAAGGAATCACATTGTCTGAGCTTTTTCCCAGTCAGTGTATCTAATGATAAGATTACTGAACCAGTACAGCGAGAAACTCTCTGCAGGCGGTGGAGTTTCATATCAATAACTAGTGTCATTCCTTTTGCAAGGATGGATTCTTGTATATCACGAGAAACAGTTTTTTCAACTAAAATTATGCTCGGGTTGCACTTCGCTATTCTTTCAATAATGGATTTATGGGTATCCTTCTCCTGCCCACGTCACTCATAATTAACAGATGTTGAATAGAGAGTAGTAAGATTCAAACGCTAATAATTCTTTATTTATGTCTTGAAACCTGTTTTATTGATTCAAATGATGACAATCCCCTCAATGAAAGATCAAGAGCACCCTGGATCAGCAACAGCCTAGGTTTATTGTAATTAGTTGGCATGTGCTTGTGTGCAGCGTGCTTTTTGAATACCATGCTAACTAACTGACTGCACATCAAAACGAATATAAGTTTCCAGAAATGGTGCCGTCCAACATCAGTGACTGGCTGTAATGACAATAACTATGCTGCATCAATGTGATCATTATAAATTCCACTATTAAGAAGCAAAAAGATATCTGTATACTTTGTACAGTTTCTCATCATATAGAAAGGATGCATTTAAAGAGCTATGGTCTTCACTTCATAGCTAACAAACAAGTGAAACAAGATAGTTGGTCGGAACCACAACTGGTCATCAAGAAATATTTACTAGAATGGAACAGAGAGCTTTGAGGCAATTGACAATAGCATTAGGGCATTAGCAGCAACAAATACAGGTTTAAGCTATCACCTATTGCTTCGAGAACCACTTGCAACACATTTAACCTTAACATATCCATCAGGATCCATTGCCTTTCCCGCACCGATATCAGGCTTCACAAAGGAAGCAGCTTCCCAAGATAAGGAAGTCACAATATCCACCCAATTGTCTCCGTCGTTACCCAAAGGAGCAACCCCGGCTGATGTAAGAAGATGAGACACAAGAGCTTTAAACTTGCAATTTATTACGTAGTCCATAGCCTTTTGCTTCTCCTCTTTATATATGTAGCTCCGGAAACTTTTCTCTCCAAAGCTACCTAAAGAACTAGGTCTTCTCCATTTTGTACCATCATCACCTTCGtcctcgtcatcatcatcatAATTTGCAACACTGCACTCCATGTCATTTTCGTGGTCATCTGTTTCTGGGGGTAACCAAATTTGAAGATCCATTTCAACTTTATTGGCCAAGTGTTTTCTCTCTCCTTGTATCTTTGTGATTTACTACCCTTTTGTATGCACTCAGCGTCTTTACCAGTGTGCCAGCAGTAGTACTAGTGCTTCTGTCAAGGCTGTTCTGCTCAACCATATTCGATGGGAGGTGTCTATTTCCATGATATGGTAAGCTCATGTCACGAGGACTGCGCACTGAGCAATGATTGTACTCATCTTGAACACTGCCTGACCTCCCTTCTTGAGAGGCCCTTCAAAGTTCAAACACACAAATGTTAAGGTTGCTTTATTTTTCATTTAAATTAAATATGTTTATCTTCCCTAAGGAATATGGGAAAGACAGGTAGGTACCTGCAACTTGAGTATCCATCAACAGAACAGTCACCTGAAATAAAAGAGATCAGTTATTATCAAAACTATTTTCAAATTGTTCAAGTTGTCAACCACAGGAAGAGCAAAAAACTTCACTGGATGCCGAGACACTGCTAGTCCTGCTTCTGAGTGAAGCAACTGAAGTCATTTAGGACCTGTACCCAACTTTTTCAACCTGCTTCTGGAAGCCAAACTTAATCAGTTACCTGTAAGAAGAAAATAAGAGTAATTTGATTTATCAAAGAACTGCAAAAAGTAGCAGAATGCATTCCGAACTATAAGAGATCAAAACAGATTATTTCCACATGCCATAAGAAGATGAGCATTTACTATGTACATATCCTTACGGGAAGAGATAGCACTAATTACATAAAGATATAAATCAAAACGATACGTTCAAGTTCCTTACAAATGTAATATAGTATTATAATAATTTAGGGGAAGAATCTAAAATGCAACATCCACAATGTTTAAAGTTCAATCTAAGGATATAAGTTTAGACAATTACAGGGATCAAAAAATACAAAGCACTAATTGGTAAGTTTTTACCAATTGAATTTT
This window contains:
- the LOC141704571 gene encoding putative 1-phosphatidylinositol-3-phosphate 5-kinase FAB1D; the protein is MDLQIWLPPETDDHENDMECSVANYDDDDEDEGDDGTKWRRPSSLGSFGEKSFRSYIYKEEKQKAMDYVINCKFKALVSHLLTSAGVAPLGNDGDNWVDIVTSLSWEAASFVKPDIGAGKAMDPDGYVKVKCVASGSRSNSQLVSMVFKKHAAHKHMPTNYNKPRLLLIQGALDLSLRGLSSFESIKQEKDTHKSIIERIAKCNPSIILVEKTVSRDIQESILAKGMTLVIDMKLHRLQRVSRCTGSVILSLDTLTGKKLRQCDSFHFEKLVEEHIASGECGKKPSKTLMFLSGCPTRQGCTILLKGTNREELKKIKLVVQYAVLVAYHLILETAFLLDQKAMFSTLPLDRLVNMSSPDQRPYFFSGEAYVPWPVDSIVKSDSSGAINIHIADGFYKEGTRDVGLKSDSLLPYEPYKPLVFTPFLSISASINRGFGDSFPLLSSSQQPISTYLGITEEVPYSQVQSANMLSTNLVANVKSYSLIQNINGEEKALDSDRTSVQRKAQLYTQNSGGDYKDQTQFMDDINRMFNADSILVLMSRRNSSTGSICEQSHFSHIKFYRNFDIPLGIFLKDNLLNQRLLCSLCGGSPEAHIYYYAHHSKQLTIHVRHHITQKHLPGETDGKIWMWSRCGDCKLQNGKTLSTKRVLMSATARGLSFGKFLELSLANHLSSSKIPICGHQLHTDFLYFFGLGTMVAMLRYSRVMKYF